The proteins below come from a single Terriglobales bacterium genomic window:
- a CDS encoding PilZ domain-containing protein has translation MASPSDFESLLGIARMPLGERNEDRVPAEDEATVYVTDGDRLFEVHARLVDMSPHGLRVMHRYPGMPIGREIRVLHPCGAQRALVIWNRKVEGGYESGMRIVTEIMDLTGR, from the coding sequence ATGGCCTCTCCTTCTGATTTTGAGTCGCTGCTGGGAATCGCCCGTATGCCACTGGGCGAGCGCAATGAGGATCGCGTCCCCGCTGAGGACGAAGCTACTGTCTACGTGACCGATGGTGACCGCCTGTTTGAGGTACACGCGCGTCTGGTGGATATGAGCCCGCATGGCCTGCGCGTAATGCATCGCTATCCGGGGATGCCGATTGGGCGCGAGATTCGCGTGCTGCATCCCTGCGGAGCACAGAGGGCGCTGGTGATCTGGAACCGTAAAGTGGAAGGCGGATACGAGAGTGGAATGCGGATTGTAACAGAGATCATGGATTTAACTGGCCGATAA
- a CDS encoding LeuA family protein, with amino-acid sequence MFVLTTSLSIRATLLTDVGVPSMNVSELIYDWNNIPGPDYKPKGPVLLNDESLRDGLQSPSVRDPTIPEKIEILHLMETLGINMLDIGLPGAGPRAIEHSLALAREIAQHRMTIKPNCAARTHENDIRPIADISQRAGIPIEAATFIGSSPIRRYAEGWTDEFLLRTSEKAVKFARSLGLEVMYVTEDTTRCDPETVKRLYTAAIEAGARAIVLCDTTGHATPMGVLHLVRFVIHEVVEPSGEKIRVDWHGHSDRGMGLANSLAALIAGAHCVHACGLGIGERVGNTQMDQMLVNLKLMGIEPWDKQDLTCLKDYCLAISRATGLPIPRNYPVVGEDAYRTGTGVHAAAVIKAYKKNDLELANSVYSGVPAHHFGLEQIIEIGPMSGKSNIIFWLERRGIQAHDGIVERIYERAKASDRVLTETEILACCVPVRAAGAQS; translated from the coding sequence GTGTTTGTTCTCACCACGAGCCTGTCCATTCGCGCTACACTTCTTACAGATGTGGGTGTGCCGAGCATGAATGTCTCCGAACTTATCTACGACTGGAACAATATTCCCGGGCCGGACTATAAGCCCAAAGGCCCGGTGTTGCTGAACGATGAGTCGCTGCGCGATGGTCTGCAATCGCCATCGGTGCGCGATCCAACCATTCCTGAGAAGATCGAGATCCTGCACCTGATGGAAACGCTCGGGATCAACATGCTCGATATCGGGCTGCCAGGCGCAGGTCCACGTGCCATAGAACACTCGCTCGCCCTGGCACGTGAGATTGCACAGCATCGGATGACGATCAAGCCCAACTGCGCGGCGCGCACGCACGAGAACGATATTCGCCCCATCGCCGACATTTCGCAGCGTGCCGGCATTCCAATCGAGGCCGCCACGTTTATCGGCTCCAGTCCCATTCGCCGCTACGCCGAGGGCTGGACCGACGAGTTCCTGCTTCGGACCAGCGAAAAGGCAGTGAAGTTTGCCCGCTCACTCGGTCTGGAAGTGATGTACGTCACCGAGGACACGACGCGCTGCGACCCAGAGACCGTGAAGCGGCTATATACGGCTGCGATCGAAGCGGGAGCGCGGGCCATTGTGCTATGCGACACCACCGGACATGCCACCCCCATGGGGGTTTTGCACCTGGTGCGTTTCGTGATCCACGAAGTCGTGGAACCCTCGGGCGAGAAGATCCGCGTGGACTGGCATGGCCACAGCGATCGCGGCATGGGGCTGGCCAACTCGCTGGCGGCGCTGATCGCGGGAGCACATTGCGTACATGCCTGTGGGCTGGGAATCGGCGAGCGCGTGGGCAATACCCAGATGGACCAGATGTTGGTTAACCTGAAGCTGATGGGTATCGAGCCCTGGGACAAGCAGGATCTGACCTGCTTAAAGGACTATTGCCTGGCGATCTCGCGGGCCACCGGCCTGCCCATTCCGCGAAATTACCCGGTCGTGGGAGAAGATGCCTACCGAACCGGAACGGGAGTGCATGCGGCAGCGGTGATCAAGGCTTACAAGAAGAACGATTTGGAACTAGCTAACAGTGTCTATTCGGGTGTGCCGGCGCATCACTTCGGCCTGGAGCAAATCATCGAGATCGGTCCCATGAGCGGCAAGTCGAACATCATCTTCTGGCTGGAGCGGCGCGGAATCCAGGCGCACGATGGGATCGTGGAACGCATTTATGAGCGCGCCAAAGCTTCAGATCGCGTGCTCACCGAGACAGAGATCCTGGCTTGTTGTGTGCCGGTGCGCGCGGCCGGAGCGCAGTCTTAG
- a CDS encoding alpha/beta hydrolase: MRVLWCAVLAVLGASAFIYSSYQRDIRAARARIASGSTVVNTACGPIQYAEVGHGLPLLIIHGAGGGFDQGLDAFGGLSGQGFRVIAPSRFGYLRTPLPQDASPAAQADAHACLLDALGVRTAAVIGASAGGPSTIQFCLRHAERCSAMVLLVPLAYAPRASEPRRPPAVVARILDASLKSDFVFWAMMKLGRDTMIQTILATPMADFKRAPAEEQKAVLQMLEHILPISPREQGLRNDGAIATSLPRVDLEHVRVPTLAISVENDGYGTFAGARYTADHIPGARFVGYKNGGHLLVGHQRELTNELVEFLRSHCARAGGN, translated from the coding sequence GTGCGAGTGCTGTGGTGTGCAGTTCTCGCCGTGCTCGGCGCAAGCGCCTTTATCTACTCCTCGTACCAGCGAGACATTCGAGCGGCGCGGGCACGGATTGCCTCGGGCAGCACGGTTGTGAACACTGCTTGCGGTCCGATTCAGTATGCGGAAGTGGGCCACGGTCTTCCGCTCCTGATAATTCACGGTGCAGGCGGGGGATTCGATCAGGGGCTGGATGCATTTGGCGGTCTGAGCGGTCAGGGCTTCCGGGTGATCGCGCCATCGCGATTTGGCTATCTGCGAACCCCGCTTCCTCAGGATGCGTCGCCTGCGGCGCAGGCGGACGCACATGCGTGTCTGCTGGACGCACTGGGAGTGCGCACCGCGGCTGTCATCGGAGCCTCCGCGGGAGGACCCTCCACGATCCAATTTTGCCTGCGCCATGCTGAGCGCTGCTCGGCGATGGTGCTGCTTGTTCCTCTGGCTTATGCGCCACGTGCATCTGAGCCGAGGAGACCACCCGCGGTGGTCGCGAGAATCCTGGATGCCAGTCTGAAATCTGATTTTGTCTTCTGGGCGATGATGAAGCTGGGCCGCGACACCATGATCCAGACAATTCTGGCTACGCCGATGGCCGACTTCAAGCGGGCTCCTGCCGAGGAGCAAAAGGCTGTGCTGCAGATGCTCGAACATATCCTACCTATCAGTCCGCGGGAACAAGGGCTGCGCAACGATGGGGCGATTGCAACATCGCTGCCCCGCGTCGACCTGGAGCACGTACGAGTTCCCACCCTGGCCATCAGCGTTGAGAACGACGGGTATGGGACCTTTGCCGGCGCTCGCTATACGGCCGATCACATCCCGGGTGCGCGCTTTGTCGGATACAAAAATGGCGGGCATTTGCTGGTTGGGCATCAAAGGGAGCTAACGAACGAGCTGGTGGAATTTCTGAGGTCTCACTGCGCGCGAGCCGGGGGGAATTAG